In Oceaniferula marina, the following proteins share a genomic window:
- a CDS encoding LamG-like jellyroll fold domain-containing protein yields the protein MKPRELENLIQDFLDGSLAEEKLETLQHELRHNPEARDLYRDFIHLQNIIELQALTPDPLAKNIIPIDRIIQRQKRRNLSIALASAAALLIISLVTMRLFFVDPVEPASLAFQTSPGTQFTISHDESADAPLGQRLVPGSRLQIKQGSAQLRFPNGVQSIVIGPADLTLHDEEQLYLRRGVARFQVPQGAEGFTVDTPDLHIVDLGTEFGVKADPDQHDEVHVLKGHVQVTAKRLRKESTTLGKGEARRIDPVGRLHAIATQDASFPSKLPNTLPYLHWSFDRDMQVSGTHPDVPHISTSAEAPTKFVDGRLGTSLSFDGKNQHLITDWPGFSKNRPRTVSFWLKLPANEDYRATPGILGWGDRTHGNKKWKVALAPSSTSGTPRLRLSWGNIWLTATSPLATNQWQHITVTSSDLLDDFGFPQAQLYINGIQQKSSYEKQGQSPLDSPIQTSTTNLKSSPLMIGSDLFVAPKDRNLFRGQIDELYIFDGHMTTKEVKQLLKP from the coding sequence ATGAAACCACGTGAACTCGAAAACCTGATCCAGGATTTTCTCGACGGTTCGCTCGCCGAGGAAAAACTGGAGACCCTGCAGCATGAACTACGCCACAACCCGGAGGCCCGTGACCTCTACCGCGATTTCATCCACCTGCAGAATATCATCGAGCTCCAGGCGCTGACACCTGACCCGCTGGCAAAAAATATCATCCCCATCGATCGCATCATCCAACGTCAGAAACGGCGCAATCTCAGCATCGCCCTCGCCTCTGCGGCAGCCCTTCTGATTATCTCGCTGGTCACCATGCGGCTGTTTTTTGTCGATCCGGTGGAACCCGCCAGTCTGGCATTCCAGACCTCGCCCGGCACCCAGTTCACCATCAGTCACGATGAATCCGCCGACGCACCACTGGGCCAACGGCTGGTTCCGGGGTCTCGCCTGCAAATCAAACAAGGGAGTGCCCAACTCCGATTTCCCAATGGTGTGCAATCCATCGTCATCGGCCCGGCGGACTTGACATTACACGACGAAGAGCAGCTTTACCTGCGTCGAGGCGTTGCCCGCTTTCAGGTGCCCCAAGGAGCCGAGGGATTCACCGTGGATACTCCGGACCTCCACATCGTCGACCTCGGCACCGAGTTCGGTGTCAAGGCAGACCCCGACCAACACGACGAAGTCCACGTCCTCAAAGGCCATGTCCAGGTCACCGCCAAACGCCTGCGCAAAGAAAGTACCACCCTCGGCAAAGGGGAAGCCCGCAGAATCGATCCCGTTGGACGGCTCCACGCCATCGCCACGCAAGACGCAAGCTTCCCAAGCAAACTTCCCAACACCCTGCCCTACCTTCATTGGTCGTTCGACCGCGATATGCAAGTCTCGGGAACCCATCCGGACGTTCCTCACATTTCAACCTCTGCCGAGGCACCCACCAAGTTTGTAGATGGTCGCTTAGGCACATCACTCTCTTTTGACGGAAAAAACCAGCATCTCATTACGGATTGGCCTGGTTTTTCTAAAAATCGTCCACGGACAGTTTCCTTTTGGTTAAAACTACCCGCCAATGAAGATTACCGAGCAACGCCGGGAATTCTTGGCTGGGGTGACCGCACTCATGGAAACAAAAAGTGGAAAGTCGCATTAGCTCCTAGCTCTACCTCTGGCACCCCCCGCCTTCGACTTTCTTGGGGCAATATATGGTTAACGGCTACATCTCCGCTAGCGACAAATCAGTGGCAACACATCACAGTGACAAGCTCAGACCTACTCGATGACTTCGGATTCCCCCAAGCTCAACTTTACATCAATGGAATCCAACAAAAATCATCCTATGAAAAACAAGGACAGAGCCCTCTCGATAGTCCGATACAAACCTCAACAACCAATCTCAAATCATCTCCACTTATGATCGGCTCCGATCTCTTCGTAGCCCCCAAAGACCGAAATCTTTTCCGTGGTCAAATCGACGAGCTTTACATTTTTGACGGTCATATGACCACCAAAGAGGTAAAGCAGCTTTTGAAACCATGA
- a CDS encoding PEP-CTERM sorting domain-containing protein: MNKRMLTKLSALGMLTASPCYAATVNYNFDDGTLQGWTNNVPSGTTGEDYISSNSVTRSPGQSGSYSVLESDFSDRDGTDTTVKVISSELFTMNNSSTISLYLNGGMGSTATPTWSNYSNLPSSATDSGYLGVALRRVSDGEYLLFDRKATNGQYSGGWQQVGWNTTEISNAISGDAANETYQIDLIDTFSDGWGWVSMDTVTMENVTVVPEPSSAVLIGLGGLSLMMRRRK, from the coding sequence ATGAATAAACGAATGCTAACAAAACTAAGCGCCCTCGGCATGCTCACCGCATCGCCGTGCTATGCTGCGACAGTCAACTATAATTTTGATGATGGCACACTACAGGGATGGACCAATAATGTTCCCAGTGGAACCACTGGTGAAGATTATATCTCATCAAATTCAGTAACCCGTTCACCTGGCCAAAGCGGATCCTACTCTGTTCTTGAATCTGATTTTAGTGACAGGGATGGCACCGACACGACCGTCAAAGTGATCAGTTCTGAATTATTCACGATGAATAACAGTTCTACCATTTCCCTTTACTTAAACGGAGGAATGGGATCGACAGCAACTCCGACCTGGAGCAACTACTCCAACTTACCCAGCTCAGCTACTGACTCAGGCTACTTGGGTGTAGCCCTTCGTCGCGTAAGTGACGGAGAATATTTGCTCTTTGACCGAAAAGCCACTAACGGGCAGTATTCTGGCGGATGGCAACAAGTGGGCTGGAATACAACTGAAATCTCCAATGCAATCTCAGGAGATGCCGCTAATGAAACGTATCAAATCGATCTCATCGATACCTTCTCCGATGGCTGGGGATGGGTCTCCATGGATACAGTCACCATGGAAAATGTCACAGTCGTGCCCGAGCCATCCAGCGCGGTCTTGATCGGACTTGGTGGACTCAGTCTGATGATGCGTCGTCGCAAGTAA
- a CDS encoding glycerophosphodiester phosphodiesterase family protein has protein sequence MALSAPLPCQAETSAITAYTDIDPDHVMIAAHRCGYMSNGQITHPENSLSAADFTMNLGVEILEVDIRMTSDGGLVLMHDSSVNRTTNGSGNVSDMTLDQVTSLKLKGSGGALSDETVPTLEELMLLVKGRAMVNLDKVNINDLSLRNAIMDVLIATGTVDHAIFKGGASASQVAAMRATYPGHSIHYMPILSNSSESGMISMLTAHSPHATEIIFNNSSTGMLSSASRSKATETDTHIWINSLWSSLCAGHHDAVALSGNPDGSWGWLIDQGATIIQTDNAPQLIDYLANRTSDPPEEPTPTHPFTQHSYDFDDGSLQGWTNTLTGNATDNPASFAPQTDQGRGGGQNSAYALMHSGNGTWLDGRDVAHPTLVCTSPAFDFDESLTAEWAITFHLLGGTGNTSTTPTSRETLAPASESEGFAGVALRRVSDGAYLLYDHRITSAQNADWQACGWSQQEIADALSDDDPAETYQLDFIDQNHGSWGWVMLDSIEIKGLIPKPDNMLSYYCGADLQNTQDNIQLSILTSADGTTTTRHFRALQRTGVSGQILWSSDMTTWHASGESDGNHTITMQETVTSNEDDNPQIIETSFHSSTGEQPPRLFLRLLVEPSPPASN, from the coding sequence GTGGCACTCTCTGCACCCCTGCCGTGCCAAGCGGAAACCAGCGCCATCACGGCCTACACCGATATCGACCCGGACCACGTCATGATTGCAGCCCACCGTTGTGGCTACATGTCCAACGGCCAGATCACCCATCCGGAAAACTCACTCTCCGCGGCGGACTTCACCATGAACCTCGGGGTCGAGATTCTCGAAGTCGACATCCGCATGACCTCGGACGGCGGCCTCGTCCTCATGCATGACAGCTCCGTGAACCGCACCACCAACGGTAGCGGCAACGTCAGTGATATGACCTTGGACCAAGTCACGAGCCTGAAGCTCAAGGGGTCAGGTGGTGCCCTCAGTGATGAGACGGTCCCGACGCTGGAAGAGCTCATGCTTCTGGTCAAAGGTCGGGCGATGGTCAACCTCGACAAGGTCAACATCAACGATCTCTCTCTGCGCAATGCCATCATGGATGTTCTGATCGCCACCGGAACTGTCGATCATGCCATCTTCAAGGGAGGGGCCTCTGCCAGTCAGGTGGCCGCCATGCGGGCCACCTACCCCGGGCACAGCATCCATTACATGCCGATTCTATCCAACAGCTCGGAGTCCGGCATGATCAGCATGCTCACTGCCCACAGCCCGCACGCCACAGAAATCATTTTCAACAACTCCAGCACCGGCATGCTGAGCAGCGCATCCCGCAGCAAGGCCACCGAGACCGATACCCACATCTGGATCAACTCGCTCTGGTCCAGCCTCTGTGCCGGCCACCACGATGCCGTTGCCTTGAGTGGCAATCCGGACGGATCCTGGGGATGGCTCATCGACCAGGGGGCTACCATCATTCAAACGGACAACGCACCGCAACTCATCGACTACCTTGCAAACCGTACAAGCGACCCTCCGGAAGAACCGACACCCACTCATCCATTCACCCAGCACAGCTACGACTTTGACGATGGATCCCTGCAGGGCTGGACAAACACGCTGACCGGAAACGCCACAGACAATCCGGCAAGCTTCGCCCCTCAAACCGATCAAGGCCGAGGCGGCGGCCAGAATAGCGCATACGCCCTGATGCACAGCGGCAACGGCACTTGGCTGGATGGCCGTGATGTTGCCCACCCGACTCTCGTTTGCACCTCCCCTGCCTTTGATTTCGATGAAAGTCTGACCGCTGAATGGGCCATTACCTTCCATCTTCTCGGAGGAACCGGAAACACAAGCACCACACCCACATCCCGGGAAACGCTGGCCCCGGCAAGCGAATCTGAAGGTTTTGCCGGTGTCGCCCTGCGCCGGGTCAGCGATGGCGCCTACCTTCTCTACGACCACCGTATCACAAGTGCTCAAAACGCGGACTGGCAAGCATGTGGCTGGAGCCAACAAGAAATTGCCGATGCCCTGTCCGACGATGACCCGGCAGAAACCTACCAACTCGACTTCATCGATCAAAACCATGGCTCCTGGGGATGGGTGATGCTCGACAGCATCGAGATCAAAGGTCTCATCCCCAAACCCGACAACATGCTCAGCTACTACTGCGGCGCAGATCTTCAAAATACACAAGATAACATCCAACTCAGTATTCTCACCTCTGCGGACGGAACCACGACCACCCGTCACTTCCGGGCACTTCAGCGGACCGGCGTCAGCGGCCAAATCCTCTGGAGCTCGGATATGACCACCTGGCATGCCTCCGGAGAAAGTGACGGCAACCACACCATCACCATGCAGGAAACCGTCACTTCCAACGAGGACGACAACCCGCAAATCATCGAAACCTCCTTTCACTCCTCCACCGGTGAACAACCTCCACGATTATTTCTGCGGCTCCTCGTCGAGCCCAGCCCCCCCGCATCTAACTAA
- a CDS encoding FecR domain-containing protein — translation MNEHQLTELIQHLLDGSIQADDLSTLEQELEHNKEAAILYVEMAQIHTYLGRSQSIPPSAHQHVIPIERILAKQKRRSVRIATFAAAAVLLLCAVLMRLFFVPEPEIRPLTFRTAPDTLFTLTHDELPSDATLSNEQALLPGSRLQLRRGVVEMSFPSGVRSIIEAPADLTLSNEDKLKLSEGTAWFHVPPEASGFQVQTRSMLVTDLGTEFGIMSSPKALDEVHVFEGRVQIASIGAAKQEKLLTSTEALVVDPAGRLKEIPVKHQRFRVALPDDSTPMVVFEDQFNAYKLNWKIRGRAAVVRGHYQGTGCAINTTGQDDHSDVHFDHQGHEITAQGNSFLAIGSGNARPINSVSQEIEVSAGRTYTVYFRYAGSHNALHQIKATFSLGDQSSGTGLMPAPKQLWASASFSFTPKTSGLATLTIDDEGSRGKAADLLLDSVLVSSGPAKTSSEGKNKNPPQQKTSKTTHE, via the coding sequence GTGAACGAACACCAATTGACCGAACTCATCCAACACCTGCTCGATGGCTCCATCCAGGCTGATGATTTAAGCACGCTGGAGCAAGAGCTTGAACACAACAAGGAGGCCGCCATCCTCTACGTGGAAATGGCTCAGATCCACACTTATCTGGGCCGATCCCAGTCCATCCCCCCATCAGCACATCAGCATGTCATCCCCATCGAACGTATTCTTGCCAAACAAAAACGCCGATCGGTCCGCATCGCCACCTTCGCTGCCGCCGCCGTGCTTCTGCTTTGTGCCGTCCTGATGCGCCTGTTTTTTGTCCCGGAACCGGAGATCCGTCCTCTCACTTTCCGCACCGCACCTGATACACTTTTCACGCTGACCCACGATGAGCTCCCATCCGATGCCACACTCAGCAATGAGCAAGCCCTGCTGCCAGGATCCCGGCTCCAACTCCGGCGAGGTGTAGTCGAAATGAGCTTCCCCTCCGGAGTCCGCTCGATCATCGAAGCCCCCGCAGACTTGACCTTGAGCAACGAGGACAAGCTGAAACTCAGCGAAGGCACCGCATGGTTTCATGTTCCCCCTGAGGCTTCCGGCTTCCAAGTCCAGACTCGCAGTATGCTCGTCACGGACCTCGGCACGGAATTTGGTATCATGAGTTCCCCGAAAGCCCTCGATGAAGTGCACGTATTCGAAGGCCGTGTCCAGATTGCCAGCATCGGTGCAGCCAAACAAGAAAAGCTGCTTACCTCCACTGAGGCTCTGGTGGTAGATCCGGCGGGAAGGCTCAAGGAAATCCCCGTAAAACATCAACGTTTCCGAGTCGCCCTTCCCGACGACTCGACACCCATGGTCGTCTTCGAAGACCAGTTTAACGCTTACAAATTGAACTGGAAAATCCGTGGCCGAGCCGCCGTCGTCAGAGGTCATTATCAGGGCACTGGCTGCGCCATCAATACCACGGGGCAAGATGACCACTCCGACGTCCATTTTGATCACCAGGGTCATGAAATCACAGCCCAAGGCAACAGCTTTCTCGCCATAGGCAGCGGAAACGCCAGACCCATCAACAGCGTCTCCCAGGAGATCGAAGTATCTGCCGGCAGAACCTACACGGTCTATTTCCGATACGCCGGCAGCCACAATGCACTCCACCAGATCAAGGCGACCTTCTCACTCGGCGACCAGTCTTCCGGCACCGGTCTGATGCCAGCCCCCAAACAACTGTGGGCCTCAGCATCCTTCTCTTTCACCCCCAAAACCTCTGGCCTTGCAACACTGACCATCGATGACGAAGGCTCAAGAGGCAAGGCCGCAGACCTGCTGCTGGACAGCGTGCTCGTAAGCAGCGGCCCGGCCAAAACATCCTCTGAAGGAAAAAACAAAAATCCCCCACAACAAAAAACAAGCAAAACAACGCATGAATAA
- a CDS encoding PEP-CTERM sorting domain-containing protein (PEP-CTERM proteins occur, often in large numbers, in the proteomes of bacteria that also encode an exosortase, a predicted intramembrane cysteine proteinase. The presence of a PEP-CTERM domain at a protein's C-terminus predicts cleavage within the sorting domain, followed by covalent anchoring to some some component of the (usually Gram-negative) cell surface. Many PEP-CTERM proteins exhibit an unusual sequence composition that includes large numbers of potential glycosylation sites. Expression of one such protein has been shown restore the ability of a bacterium to form floc, a type of biofilm.) — MNKTILTTALTISLAALCQSASAATVLPLLNGDFQNTGTGKANLNRPANWTGTNLYRADNSYGYNSRGVLVRGTGDAYIYQRGTLTGITEPTINLKGWAWAVINSGPADVGTVTLKALGGAAGDRETSFTFSGSTIGNDNWTAFDLSIEKGDATQWEVHLNYDEKSNNYAAVRFDELTLQAVPEPSSAALLGLGGLSLILRRRK, encoded by the coding sequence ATGAATAAAACCATATTAACCACGGCACTGACCATAAGCCTCGCCGCTCTGTGCCAAAGTGCCTCTGCTGCGACCGTTCTACCTCTCCTCAATGGAGACTTCCAGAATACGGGCACCGGCAAAGCCAACCTTAACCGCCCTGCCAATTGGACAGGAACCAACCTGTATCGTGCTGATAACTCCTACGGCTACAACAGCCGCGGAGTTCTCGTCCGGGGAACAGGAGATGCCTATATCTACCAAAGAGGCACACTGACCGGAATCACCGAACCCACCATCAACTTGAAGGGATGGGCCTGGGCCGTCATCAACTCCGGCCCAGCTGATGTAGGCACGGTGACACTGAAGGCTCTCGGCGGCGCCGCTGGTGACCGGGAAACATCCTTCACCTTTTCCGGTTCAACCATTGGCAACGATAATTGGACAGCCTTTGACCTTTCCATTGAAAAAGGCGATGCCACCCAGTGGGAGGTCCATCTGAATTACGATGAAAAATCCAATAACTACGCAGCTGTCCGCTTCGATGAACTGACCTTGCAGGCAGTCCCCGAGCCCAGCTCCGCGGCTCTCCTTGGCCTCGGAGGTCTCAGCCTGATCTTGCGGCGCAGGAAATAA
- a CDS encoding MFS transporter → MIRSLLSFFKTGTPLPCTDRDPKEISRQLTTRKWKIIIGTTLGYGIFYVARLSMSVVKKPILDEGILTTDELGQIGAALFFAYALGKFTNGFLADYANIKRFMSFGLLISALLNLALGFTSGFFTFVVLWGLNGWFQSMGAAPAISSISNWVPRKQMGTVYGWFSVSHNIGEGLSFVCTALLVGAMGWRWGFIGAGIAGVIGSVFLYWMLSDKPETYRLPPVNTYQGKEHQGKTIGKEQLAVLLNPLVWIIGLSSALMYVSRYAVNNWCILFLQEQKGYSLLDASGTMSIYAIVGIFGSISAGWISDMFFHSRRGPVTIFYGLLQTGGMCLVFLTPAHWFWADKLGLGLFGFATGGLLVLLGGLIAVDIAGKKAAGAAMGIIGIFSYIGAGCQEGISGALIKSTPTVVDGVETKIYDFTTVITFWIGASLVSIILASLFFYLSMRKKKQASDSSIAGD, encoded by the coding sequence ATGATCAGATCCCTTCTGTCCTTCTTCAAGACCGGCACACCTCTGCCCTGCACGGACAGGGATCCGAAAGAAATTTCGCGTCAGCTCACCACGCGCAAGTGGAAAATCATCATTGGAACCACCCTTGGTTATGGCATTTTTTATGTGGCACGCCTCAGTATGTCCGTAGTCAAAAAGCCCATTCTGGACGAGGGCATCCTGACCACTGATGAATTAGGGCAAATTGGAGCCGCCCTGTTTTTTGCCTACGCCTTAGGCAAATTCACAAACGGGTTTCTAGCAGACTACGCGAATATCAAACGCTTCATGTCGTTTGGCCTGCTGATCTCAGCCTTACTCAATCTCGCTCTGGGTTTCACCTCCGGCTTCTTTACCTTTGTCGTTCTCTGGGGGCTGAACGGATGGTTCCAATCGATGGGTGCAGCTCCGGCCATCTCTTCCATTTCCAACTGGGTGCCAAGAAAACAAATGGGGACCGTCTATGGCTGGTTTAGTGTAAGCCACAATATTGGAGAAGGGCTGAGCTTTGTCTGCACCGCCCTGCTCGTCGGCGCCATGGGCTGGCGCTGGGGGTTCATCGGCGCCGGCATCGCCGGTGTCATTGGCTCCGTCTTCCTCTACTGGATGCTATCGGATAAACCGGAAACCTACAGACTCCCGCCCGTCAATACCTACCAGGGCAAAGAGCACCAGGGCAAAACCATTGGCAAAGAGCAACTCGCAGTCCTGCTCAACCCCTTGGTCTGGATCATCGGCCTCAGCAGCGCCCTCATGTATGTCAGTCGCTACGCCGTCAACAACTGGTGTATTCTCTTCCTTCAGGAACAGAAAGGATACTCGCTGCTCGATGCCAGCGGCACCATGTCGATCTACGCCATCGTCGGTATCTTCGGCTCGATCAGCGCGGGATGGATATCCGACATGTTTTTCCATTCCCGACGCGGCCCCGTGACCATCTTCTATGGCCTGCTGCAAACAGGCGGCATGTGCCTGGTTTTCCTGACCCCCGCTCATTGGTTCTGGGCGGACAAACTCGGGCTCGGGCTGTTCGGTTTCGCGACGGGAGGCCTGCTCGTCTTGCTCGGAGGTCTGATCGCCGTCGATATCGCCGGTAAAAAAGCCGCAGGCGCCGCCATGGGCATCATCGGGATCTTCAGCTACATCGGTGCCGGCTGCCAGGAAGGCATCAGTGGCGCCTTGATCAAGTCAACCCCCACCGTCGTCGATGGCGTCGAAACCAAAATCTACGATTTTACCACCGTCATCACTTTTTGGATCGGGGCCTCTCTGGTCTCAATCATTCTGGCCTCCCTTTTCTTCTATCTTTCCATGCGAAAAAAGAAACAAGCCTCCGATTCATCAATCGCCGGAGATTGA
- a CDS encoding PEP-CTERM sorting domain-containing protein — protein MIKRTHKQITATACASLCLLATHTEAAVLFTDDFSSTTSGSGFSNNWTKGTISGGSIAVNNDTSFRQLSSPINTTTMDFWLIADVTLGTNASKWGAISIYAGSNEDFALGADGASNKWEFDTDGMSDQTSSITCFTGTEARLVLHITGTSVDMWVDPSDTSSVAALGVADKAWSGTDITPNSADWSQIRIGTNDTISVSQLTAATTLAEAVPEPSSTALIGLGGIALILRRRK, from the coding sequence ATGATTAAACGAACCCATAAACAAATTACGGCAACGGCATGTGCTAGTTTATGCCTGCTGGCCACGCACACAGAAGCCGCCGTCCTCTTCACGGATGATTTTTCATCCACAACTTCAGGATCGGGATTTTCTAATAATTGGACGAAGGGCACCATCTCCGGAGGAAGCATCGCAGTCAACAATGACACCTCATTCCGTCAGCTTTCGAGTCCGATTAATACCACAACCATGGATTTCTGGCTCATTGCCGATGTAACCTTGGGCACGAACGCATCAAAATGGGGTGCTATTTCCATCTACGCCGGAAGTAATGAAGATTTCGCTCTTGGAGCTGACGGAGCTTCCAACAAGTGGGAGTTCGATACCGACGGCATGAGCGACCAAACATCGAGCATTACATGTTTCACAGGAACCGAAGCTCGTCTGGTGTTGCACATTACCGGCACGAGCGTCGATATGTGGGTTGACCCCAGCGACACTTCCAGTGTCGCTGCGCTTGGAGTTGCTGACAAAGCATGGTCCGGAACCGATATCACTCCGAACTCCGCTGACTGGTCTCAGATTCGTATTGGAACCAATGATACGATCTCTGTCAGTCAACTGACAGCCGCCACAACCCTAGCAGAAGCCGTCCCTGAGCCATCCAGCACCGCATTAATCGGTCTCGGAGGAATTGCCCTCATCCTGCGCCGGCGTAAATAA
- a CDS encoding glycerophosphodiester phosphodiesterase family protein — MKLKFTTLTIAALSIAITHAAEQSSEQIRRMAEDPANKNVLVVAHRAAWKKAPENSIQSILDAIAMRVDMIEVDVRKTKDGRFVLMHDSTINRTTTGKGKVSQYTLAELREFRLKHQGKASDQRIPTLEEALAVCKGKILVNLDKIHSHLAEINPILEKTGTASQVVLKGGHSMEKVDQMLGKDRKVIYMPIFNVDKKGKAIAAGEKLGFDDVYPINERVRMVEVIVRDIHSPALSKAFMDEFKKRKVRVWINTLRVCHPSGHADANALRDPEKVWGSMIDMGVSIFQTDEPEFLLQYLRKKGLHQ, encoded by the coding sequence ATGAAGCTCAAATTCACAACACTGACCATCGCAGCCCTGTCCATCGCGATCACACACGCCGCCGAGCAAAGCTCCGAGCAAATCCGCCGGATGGCCGAAGACCCGGCCAATAAAAACGTTCTGGTTGTCGCCCATCGTGCCGCATGGAAAAAAGCACCGGAAAACTCAATCCAATCAATCCTCGATGCCATTGCCATGCGTGTTGACATGATCGAAGTGGATGTCCGTAAAACCAAGGACGGCCGGTTTGTGTTAATGCACGATTCTACCATCAACCGCACCACCACAGGCAAAGGCAAGGTCTCGCAATACACGCTGGCCGAACTTCGTGAATTCCGACTGAAACATCAGGGCAAAGCAAGCGACCAGCGTATCCCCACCCTTGAGGAGGCCCTCGCTGTATGCAAAGGCAAGATTCTGGTCAACCTCGACAAAATCCACAGCCATCTGGCGGAGATCAACCCGATTCTGGAAAAAACCGGAACAGCTAGCCAAGTGGTCCTCAAAGGTGGACACAGCATGGAAAAAGTCGACCAAATGCTGGGCAAAGACCGGAAAGTCATCTACATGCCCATTTTTAATGTGGATAAAAAAGGCAAAGCCATTGCCGCAGGGGAAAAGCTTGGTTTTGATGATGTCTACCCGATCAACGAGCGCGTCCGTATGGTGGAGGTGATCGTGCGTGATATCCATTCACCCGCACTTTCCAAAGCCTTCATGGATGAATTCAAGAAACGCAAGGTTCGAGTCTGGATTAACACGCTGCGAGTTTGCCACCCATCCGGCCATGCCGATGCCAATGCCCTGCGCGACCCGGAAAAAGTCTGGGGGTCCATGATTGATATGGGCGTAAGCATTTTCCAAACCGACGAACCTGAGTTTCTACTCCAGTACCTGAGAAAAAAAGGTCTCCATCAATAA
- a CDS encoding sigma-70 family RNA polymerase sigma factor produces the protein MESPPKELHEFVKLMIQHQDALRAFIVSLMPGSDDVEDVLQDTNVVIWEKMNSYRAGSDFQAWAFAIARNKAKAQFQSNRRNLSPKLNEKVIKAVCDIWYEHTPQSTVQRQRALDRCVESLKPADQELIRARYNKGDNLEQHAKRTGRSANGLRVELFRVRDKLRKCVNKRLTTEGASP, from the coding sequence ATGGAATCACCTCCAAAAGAATTGCATGAGTTTGTCAAGCTGATGATTCAACATCAGGACGCTCTGCGCGCCTTCATCGTATCCCTTATGCCAGGGTCAGATGATGTGGAGGATGTGCTTCAGGACACCAATGTGGTGATATGGGAAAAGATGAATAGCTATCGGGCAGGCTCGGATTTTCAAGCCTGGGCCTTCGCCATCGCACGGAACAAAGCCAAAGCTCAGTTTCAGTCGAACCGTCGCAACCTCTCACCCAAGCTCAACGAAAAAGTCATCAAAGCCGTCTGCGACATCTGGTACGAACACACACCTCAGAGCACGGTGCAGCGTCAGCGGGCACTCGATCGCTGCGTAGAATCGCTCAAACCAGCTGATCAGGAGTTGATCCGCGCCAGATACAACAAGGGCGACAACTTGGAACAGCACGCCAAGCGCACCGGCCGCTCTGCCAATGGCCTGAGAGTCGAACTCTTCCGTGTCCGTGACAAGCTCCGCAAATGTGTCAACAAACGACTCACCACGGAAGGAGCTAGCCCGTGA
- a CDS encoding sigma-70 family RNA polymerase sigma factor — protein sequence MSSTHEHTPEFQREFVGLITQHQVSLRAYIISLMPGMDGVSDVLQETNLVLWEKRKSFEPGSHFAAWAFAIARFEVKTHRRKMLRKQPMLCLDEQLNDDLAAYCQLPAEDTESRMQALEHCLKKLNPGELELVKQRYAKNTSLKQYAQNLGRPAGSLRVTLHRIRNSLRKCVSYQINTTS from the coding sequence ATGTCGTCCACCCACGAACATACTCCTGAGTTCCAACGCGAATTTGTCGGGCTGATCACCCAGCATCAGGTGTCCTTGCGTGCCTATATCATTTCCCTCATGCCGGGGATGGACGGAGTTTCCGACGTGCTCCAGGAAACCAATCTGGTCCTCTGGGAAAAACGAAAATCTTTCGAGCCCGGCAGCCACTTCGCAGCCTGGGCCTTTGCCATTGCGCGCTTCGAGGTCAAAACCCATCGACGGAAAATGCTCCGGAAGCAACCGATGTTGTGTCTCGATGAGCAACTCAACGATGACCTGGCCGCCTATTGCCAGCTTCCAGCTGAAGACACCGAATCCAGAATGCAGGCACTTGAGCACTGCTTGAAAAAACTCAACCCCGGAGAGCTCGAGCTCGTCAAACAGCGCTACGCCAAAAACACCAGCCTGAAACAATATGCTCAAAATCTGGGCCGCCCGGCAGGCTCACTACGCGTCACCCTGCACCGCATCCGCAACAGCCTGCGCAAATGCGTCTCCTACCAAATCAATACCACCTCATGA